From a region of the Dunckerocampus dactyliophorus isolate RoL2022-P2 chromosome 20, RoL_Ddac_1.1, whole genome shotgun sequence genome:
- the nelfe gene encoding negative elongation factor E — MVMFPISLTEEEEALQKKYAKLKKKRKALLALKKQNTTNQTNQSGLKRTLSDQPVVDTATATEQAKMLIKSGAISAIKSENKNSGFKRSRMLEIKLKDPEKGPVPAFLPFQRSVSTDEEQAESGRRSHRKSLYESFVSSSDRYRDEDDGGGVSSSREMDRDRDRERDRERERESNRDRERERDHERDKERERDRDRERGRDREGERDRERDRNRERDRSRERSSERDREREGERERDGSFRRSDSYPERRVRKGNTVYVYGSGLSEDSMRSAFSQHGNIIDLSMDNPRNCAFITFEKMESADLAVAELNGSTVGDVHIKVSIARKQPMLDAATGKSVWASLAVHNSTKGSYRDKRNQVVYSEDFL, encoded by the exons ATGGTGATGTTTCCAATTTCACTGACTGAAGAAGAAGAGGCTTTGCAAAAGAAATATGCGAAACTCAAGAAAAAG AGAAAGGCACTACTTGCACTTAAGAAGCAGAATACAACCAACCAGACTAACCAGAGTGGATTAAAACGGA CACTGTCAGACCAGCCTGTCGTTGACACCGCCACAGCCACCGAGCAAGCCAAGATGTTGATCAAGTCGGGTGCAATCAGCGCCATCAAATCGGAGAATAAGAACTCTGGCTTTAAACGCTCTCGTATGCTGGAGATTAAACTGAAG GACCCTGAAAAAGGTCCAGTTCCTGCTTTCTTACCTTTCCAAAGGAGCGTCTCTACAGATGAAGAGCAAGCTGAG TCGGGAAGGAGATcccacaggaagtcactgtatgAAAG CTTTGTCAGTTCGAGTGACAGATACCGGGATGAGGACGACGGGGGCGGCGTGTCCTCCAGCCGAGAGATGGACAGAGACCGTGATCGAGAGCGGGACAGAGAGCGAGAACGGGAAAGCAATCGTGATCGCGAGCGCGAGAGAGACCACGAGCGTGACAAAGAGCGAGAGAGGGACCGTGACAGGGAGCGGGGAAGAGACAGAGAAGGTGAAAGGGATCGGGAGCGTGACAGGAACAGGGAGAGGGATCGGAGCAGAGAGCGGAGCAGTGAGAGGGATCGGGAGCGTGAGggggaaagagagagagatggGTCCTTCAGAC GGTCTGATTCATATCCTGAGCGGCGAGTGAGAAAAGGGAACACGGTGTACGTTTATGGATCAGGTCTCTCTGAGGACAGCATGCGCTCTGCTTTCTCTCAACATGGCAACATCATTGACCTCTCCATGGACAACCCACGCAA TTGTGCATTCATTACTTTTGAGAAGATGGAGTCTGCAGATTTGGCCGTAGCTGAG TTGAACGGGAGCACGGTGGGAGACGTTCACATCAAAGTCAGCATCGCCAGGAAGCAGCCCATGCTGGACGCTGCCACTGGCAAATCTGTGTGGGCCTCTCTGg CTGTGCACAACAGCACCAAAGGCTCTTACAGGGACAAAAGGAACCAGGTGGTGTACAGTGAAGATTTCCTGTAG
- the LOC129173406 gene encoding zinc finger and BTB domain-containing protein 12-like isoform X1, with product MDMLCFCLPGHGDMTLKHMNSLRSRQYFCDITILTSNNQTFRGHKVVLAACSPFLRDQFLLSPSSKLQVSMLHSSSVMCDLLQSCYTGVLQFNSEEIVNYLTAASYLQMECIVERCRDALKKYMQLKNPSQLKISTEVSPPQPVIVSGSIHSIASPPTGRPSPAHSPEVHLVDENSTQESSRQHDGSALPHKACVKDNASDDEGETCREKQQVFQVYISDEEQNSVRDEETVAPADVPSDARSPKTDGVVVGGERSEYDLNPIGEGLGTDSFLRDGLRAFRHRLSEPVRGRGRPAGRGFKRRRWVSTQEKKSPRLASQDLWYLANAATAGGFGLDFSEGHKTGNLFSVDLPRLDFSLDDAQGDKSLQSDANSLTNFGLEESRDAGEGSSGLNAGTSEGGDESVAVVGSTSSVTGPVICEHCGVTCPSSHALAVHYCSAHQVYACPFCDKQFQHSYNLNRHMALHRGNGKPHQCPLCSKGFTQRSTLIDHMNLHSGERPHRCAYCHARFAHKPALRRHLKEQHGKTTVQNSLHEQEERERSVGRIREEAQECPVTEQVS from the exons ATGGATATGCTCTGTTTCTGCTTGCCCGGCCACGGTGACATGACCCTGAAGCACATGAACTCTCTGAGGTCTCGCCAGTACTTTTGCGACATCACCATTTTGACCAGCAACAATCAGACATTCAGGGGACACAAAGTAGTGCTGGCGGCTTGTTCGCCGTTCTTGAGAGACCAGTTCCTCCTCAGTCCCTCCTCCAAGCTTCAG GTGTCAATGCTGCACAGCTCCTCAGTCATGTGTGATCTACTACAGTCATGCTACACTGGTGTGTTGCAATTTAACTCTGAGGAGATTGTCAACTACCTGACTGCTGCAAGTTACCTACAGATGGAGTGTATCGTAGAGCGCTGCAGAGATGCTctgaagaaatacatgcaaCTGAAGAACCCGAGTCAACTGAAG ATAAGTACTGAAGTGAGTCCACCTCAGCCTGTGATTGTCAGCGGCAGCATTCATTCCATTGCGTCACCCCCCACCGGCCGCCCTTCCCCTGCGCATAGCCCTGAAGTGCACTTAGTGGACGAGAACAGCACACAGGAGAGCAGTCGACAACACGATGGCAGTGCTTTGCCACACAAAGCATGCGTAAAG GATAATGCATCAGACGACGAAGGAGAGACCTGCCGGGAAAAGCAGCAAGTGTTCCAAGTGTACATCTCTGACGAAGAGCAGAACAGTGTCAGGGATGAGGAGACCGTAGCGCCCGCTGATGTGCCTTCGGATGCACGTTCCCCCAAAACAGATGGGGTCGTGGTCGGAGGAGAGCGCAGCGAATATGACCTGAATCCAATAGGAGAAGGTCTTGGTACAGACAGCTTCTTAAGAGATGGACTACGTGCTTTCAGGCACAGGTTATCTGAACCTGTGCGAGGCAGAGGGAGACCAGCGGGAAGGGGTTTCAAGAGGAGACGCTGGGTGTCCACTCAGGAGAAAAAATCTCCTAGGTTGGCTTCTCAAGATTTGTGGTATCTTGCCAATGCGGCAACAGCAGGGGGCTTTGGCCTGGACTTCAGCGAAGGGCACAAGACGGGGAATTTGTTCTCAGTCGATCTCCCGCGGCTGGACTTCAGCTTAGACGACGCTCAAGGGGACAAATCTTTGCAGTCTGATGCTAATAGTTTGACTAATTTTGGCCTGGAGGAGTCTCGTGATGCTGGTGAGGGGAGCTCTGGCTTAAATGCTGGTACAAGTGAGGGAGGGGATGAGTCCGTCGCCGTGGTGGGGTCCACGTCCAGCGTAACCGGTCCAGTTATCTGCGAGCACTGCGGCGTGACGTGCCCCTCGTCTCACGCCCTGGCCGTCCACTACTGCTCCGCTCACCAGGTTTATGCTTGCCCTTTTTGCGACAAGCAGTTCCAGCACTCCTACAACCTGAACCGACACATGGCCTTGCACCGGGGCAACGGGAAACCCCACCAGTGCCCCCTCTGCTCCAAGGGCTTCACCCAGAGGTCCACGCTAATCGACCACATGAACCTCCACAGCGGCGAGCGCCCACACCGCTGCGCGTACTGCCACGCACGCTTCGCACACAAGCCCGCCCTACGGCGCCACCTGAAAGAGCAACACGGGAAAACAACAGTGCAGAATTCCCTCCACGAGCAGGAGGAGCGAGAGAGATCGGTCGGAAGGATAAGAGAGGAAGCCCAAGAATGTCCAGTTACTGAGCAAGTATCTTAG
- the LOC129173406 gene encoding zinc finger and BTB domain-containing protein 12-like isoform X2, whose product MDMLCFCLPGHGDMTLKHMNSLRSRQYFCDITILTSNNQTFRGHKVVLAACSPFLRDQFLLSPSSKLQVSMLHSSSVMCDLLQSCYTGVLQFNSEEIVNYLTAASYLQMECIVERCRDALKKYMQLKNPSQLKDNASDDEGETCREKQQVFQVYISDEEQNSVRDEETVAPADVPSDARSPKTDGVVVGGERSEYDLNPIGEGLGTDSFLRDGLRAFRHRLSEPVRGRGRPAGRGFKRRRWVSTQEKKSPRLASQDLWYLANAATAGGFGLDFSEGHKTGNLFSVDLPRLDFSLDDAQGDKSLQSDANSLTNFGLEESRDAGEGSSGLNAGTSEGGDESVAVVGSTSSVTGPVICEHCGVTCPSSHALAVHYCSAHQVYACPFCDKQFQHSYNLNRHMALHRGNGKPHQCPLCSKGFTQRSTLIDHMNLHSGERPHRCAYCHARFAHKPALRRHLKEQHGKTTVQNSLHEQEERERSVGRIREEAQECPVTEQVS is encoded by the exons ATGGATATGCTCTGTTTCTGCTTGCCCGGCCACGGTGACATGACCCTGAAGCACATGAACTCTCTGAGGTCTCGCCAGTACTTTTGCGACATCACCATTTTGACCAGCAACAATCAGACATTCAGGGGACACAAAGTAGTGCTGGCGGCTTGTTCGCCGTTCTTGAGAGACCAGTTCCTCCTCAGTCCCTCCTCCAAGCTTCAG GTGTCAATGCTGCACAGCTCCTCAGTCATGTGTGATCTACTACAGTCATGCTACACTGGTGTGTTGCAATTTAACTCTGAGGAGATTGTCAACTACCTGACTGCTGCAAGTTACCTACAGATGGAGTGTATCGTAGAGCGCTGCAGAGATGCTctgaagaaatacatgcaaCTGAAGAACCCGAGTCAACTGAAG GATAATGCATCAGACGACGAAGGAGAGACCTGCCGGGAAAAGCAGCAAGTGTTCCAAGTGTACATCTCTGACGAAGAGCAGAACAGTGTCAGGGATGAGGAGACCGTAGCGCCCGCTGATGTGCCTTCGGATGCACGTTCCCCCAAAACAGATGGGGTCGTGGTCGGAGGAGAGCGCAGCGAATATGACCTGAATCCAATAGGAGAAGGTCTTGGTACAGACAGCTTCTTAAGAGATGGACTACGTGCTTTCAGGCACAGGTTATCTGAACCTGTGCGAGGCAGAGGGAGACCAGCGGGAAGGGGTTTCAAGAGGAGACGCTGGGTGTCCACTCAGGAGAAAAAATCTCCTAGGTTGGCTTCTCAAGATTTGTGGTATCTTGCCAATGCGGCAACAGCAGGGGGCTTTGGCCTGGACTTCAGCGAAGGGCACAAGACGGGGAATTTGTTCTCAGTCGATCTCCCGCGGCTGGACTTCAGCTTAGACGACGCTCAAGGGGACAAATCTTTGCAGTCTGATGCTAATAGTTTGACTAATTTTGGCCTGGAGGAGTCTCGTGATGCTGGTGAGGGGAGCTCTGGCTTAAATGCTGGTACAAGTGAGGGAGGGGATGAGTCCGTCGCCGTGGTGGGGTCCACGTCCAGCGTAACCGGTCCAGTTATCTGCGAGCACTGCGGCGTGACGTGCCCCTCGTCTCACGCCCTGGCCGTCCACTACTGCTCCGCTCACCAGGTTTATGCTTGCCCTTTTTGCGACAAGCAGTTCCAGCACTCCTACAACCTGAACCGACACATGGCCTTGCACCGGGGCAACGGGAAACCCCACCAGTGCCCCCTCTGCTCCAAGGGCTTCACCCAGAGGTCCACGCTAATCGACCACATGAACCTCCACAGCGGCGAGCGCCCACACCGCTGCGCGTACTGCCACGCACGCTTCGCACACAAGCCCGCCCTACGGCGCCACCTGAAAGAGCAACACGGGAAAACAACAGTGCAGAATTCCCTCCACGAGCAGGAGGAGCGAGAGAGATCGGTCGGAAGGATAAGAGAGGAAGCCCAAGAATGTCCAGTTACTGAGCAAGTATCTTAG
- the LOC129173009 gene encoding histone-lysine N-methyltransferase EHMT2-like isoform X2, which produces MSAAEAATKESIEGNDLESESIAGPSQVKQGNADITMTAVGRKAEPIGGVQPVLSSQQLGRDAPKDGEEDGEKWSADSSPLHKPGHAAKSLQMVSPSMLSSSPSTSLTLSPGRAKMSVSGPVSSKPVLPSAPPSSSSPSPLCESPKIHRARKTMNRPPLVQKSQTDTPGAPVPPSGSSSDTETVAKKRKLDHISASTPEKTLSENTQNTDSESESQRNTPLQNKSQDFLWNQAGEGNDRIISDAVEAVGDGRSTEYTEVPLGALDIAAADSLTLSPHHDGSDGGDTERLEELPLCSCRMEAPRVDNASHYVSRQCMATESSNGELRACTNVTSKGETMRPSSRVPLMVLCDTHRSHMVKHHCCPGCGYFCITGTFLECCPDQRIAHRFHRGCVTVLGGGRSRANGGMLFCPHCGEDATEAQEVTISSSSTAASATKVVTMSASSTTTPSLPPSAPPAPSLTASTGGMKDGKMPERPVSARMRSHGMATLTVEQQQQQPTQPVPATASVTTIPPPEEGVDSVGPSVCMPNGKPVSASALPPGPSRAALQKAILTQDTERRKKLRFHPRQLYPAAKQGEVQRVLLMLMEGIDPTYQPDSQNRRSALHAAAQRGLLEVCYILLQAGAHIDAQDKDFRTPLLEAIVNNHIEVTRYLVQNGACVYHIEEDGYTGLHHAAKLGNLEIVSMLLETGQVDVNAQDNGGWTPIIWAAEHKHVEVIKVLLNRGADVAINDKELNVCLHWAAYAGNVDIAEMVLNAGCSLAAVNLHGDTPLHIAAREGYLECVTLFLSRGADIDTMNREGDTPLTLARPDTPVWVALQINRKIRRGITNRMLRTERIICSDIAQGYENVPIPCVNAVDDEGCPSDYKYVSENCETSAMNIDRNITHLQHCGCTDDCSSSNCLCGQLSIRCWYDKDQRLLQEFNKIEPPLIFECNMACSCHRTCKNRVVQAGIKVRLQLYRTEKMGWGVRALQDIPQGSFICEYVGELISDAEADVREDDSYLFDLDNKDGEVYCIDARYYGNISRFINHLCDPNLIPVRVFMLHQDLRFPRIAFFSSRDILSGQELGSD; this is translated from the exons ATGTCGGCAGCTGAAGCAGCGACAAAG gAGTCAATAGAAGGAAATGACTTGGAAAGTGAGTCGATAGCTGGGCCCAGTCAAGTCAAGCAGG GCAATGCAGACATCACCATGACTGCTGTTGGCAGGAAAGCAGAACCAATCGGCGGTGTACAGCCGGTGTTGAGTTCTCAGCAGCTGGGAAGGGATGCGCCCAAAGATGGAGAGGAGGATGGAGAGAAATGGTCAGCTGATTCCTCCCCACTTCACAAACCAG GGCATGCAGCCAAATCCTTGCAAATGGTGTCGCCCTCCATGTTGTCCTCCTCGCCTTCTACGTCTTTGACGTTGTCCCCAGGCCGAGCAAAGATGAGTGTTTCGGGGCCTGTTAGTAGTAAACCTGTCCTGCCGTCTGCGCCGCCATCTTCCTCCTCTCCTTCGCCCTTATGTGAATCCCCTAAAATCCATCGAGCACGCAAAACAATGAACAGGCCGCCTCTAGTGCAG AAGAGCCAAACTGATACACCTGGTGCTCCGGTGCCTCCTTCAGGGTCATCCTCAGACACAGAAACTG TtgcaaaaaagagaaaactGGACCACATATCTGCCAGCACTCCTGAGAAGACCTTGTcggaaaatacacaaaatacg GATTCAGAATCGGAATCACAAAGAAACACACCCCTTCAAAACAAGTCTCAAGACTTCCTATGGAATCAGGCCGGCGAGGGGAATGATCGAATCATCTCTGATGCGGTGGAGGCTGTTGGAG ATGGAAGATCCACAGAGTACACAGAGGTTCCCTTAGGTGCCCTGGACATTGCTGCTGCTGATAGTCTGACGCTCTCACCTCATCATG ATGGAAGTGATGGTGGCGACACAGAGCGGCTGGAGGAGCTTCCTTTGTGCAGCTGCAGAATGGAAGCCCCTCGTGTTGACAACGCCAGCCACTATGTCAGCCGACAGTGCATGGCCACTGAGAGCAGCAACGGAGAG CTGAGGGCTTGTACTAATGTGACAAGCAAAGGGGAGACCATGCGGCCATCTAGCAGGGTGCCCCTCATGGTGCTTTGCGACACCCATCGCTCACATATGGTCAAGCACCATTGCTGCCCCGGCTGTGGCTACTTCTGTATAACC GGAACATTCCTCGAGTGCTGCCCGGACCAGCGCATCGCCCACCGTTTCCACCGGGGGTGTGTGACAGTGCTTGGGGGCGGACGTAGCAGGGCAAATGGCGGAATGCTCTTCTGCCCCCACTGTGGTGAAGATGCTACAGAGGCTCAAGAGGTCACCATATCTTCTAGCTCAACAGCAGCCTCGGCGACGAAGGTTGTCACCATGTCAGCGTCCTCTACCACGACACCGTCTCTGCCGCCATCTGCCCCCCCTGCGCCCTCGCTCACGGCCTCTACAGGCGGGATGAAGGATGGGAAAATGCCTGAAAGGCCTGTCAG TGCACGTATGCGCAGCCATGGAATGGCAACGTTAACCGTggagcaacaacaacagcaaccgACCCAACCTGTACCCGCCACTGCATCCGTCACCACCATTCCCCCTCCCGAGGAGGGAGTGGACAGCGTGGGTCCTTCTGTCTGTATGCCGAACGGGAAACCTGTTAGTGCCAGTGCTCTTCCACCAGGACCCAGCAGAGCAGCGCTACAAAAGGCTATTCTCACACAGGACACTGAAAG GAGaaaaaaactgaggttccacccCCGCCAGCTTTACCCTGCTGCCAAGCAAGGCGAGGTGCAGAGAGTTCTACTTATGCTAA TGGAGGGCATTGACCCCACATACCAGCCTGACTCTCAGAACAGGCGCTCTGCTCTACATGCTGCCGCGCAAAGAGGTCTCCTGGAAGTCTGCTACATACTTCTACAG GCAGGTGCTCACATTGATGCCCAGGACAAGGACTTTAGAACGCCTCTACTGGAAGCCATTGTGAACAACCACATTGAAGTGACTCGATACCTGGTCCAGAATGGTGCGTGCGTCTACCACATT GAGGAGGATGGCTATACTGGACTCCACCATGCAGCCAAACTTGGCAACTTGGAAATTGTCAGCATGCTGCTGGAGACGGGACAGGTTGATGTAAATGCACAG GACAACGGTGGTTGGACGCCAATCATCTGGGCTGCAGAACATAAACACGTGGAGGTGATCAAAGTGCTGCTGAACCGAGGCGCTGACGTGGCCATCAATGACAAG GAGCTGAATGTATGTCTTCACTGGGCAGCGTATGCAGGAAACGTTGATATAGCAGAGATGGTGTTGAACGCTGGATGTTCACTCGCAGCAGTAAACTTGCATGGAGACACGCCGCTCCACATCGCTGCCAGAGAGGGTTACTTGGAATGCGTTAC GTTGTTTCTCTCCAGAGGTGCAGATATTGACACCATGAACAGGGAAGGAGACACGCCCCTCACCCTTGCACGCCCAGATACGCCGGTATGGGTTGCACTCCAAATCAATAGAAAGATACGAAGGGGAATAACCAATCGCATGCTTCGGACAGAAAGAATCATATGCAG TGACATCGCCCAGGGCTACGAGAACGTACCCATTCCATGTGTCAACGCGGTGGACGACGAAGGCTGCCCTTCAGACTACAAATACGTTTCAGAAAACTGTGAAACGTCTGCAATGAACATAGATCGTAACATCACACATTTACAG CACTGTGGCTGCACGGACGACTGCTCGTCGAGTAACTGTCTCTGTGGACAGCTCAGCATCCGGTGCTGGTACGACAAG GACCAGCGGTTGCTTCAGGAGTTTAACAAGATTGAACCCCCACTTATATTTGAATGCAACATGGCCTGTTCTTGTCACAGGACATGTAAGAACAGAGTGGTACAGGCTGGTATCAA AGTTCGCCTTCAACTCTACAGGACTGAGAAGATGGGTTGGGGCGTTCGAGCATTGCAGGACATTCCCCAAGGAAGCTTCATCTGCGA ATATGTGGGGGAGCTCATCTCGGATGCAGAAGCCGATGTTAGAGAGGATGACTCCTACCTTTTTGACCTGGACAATAAG GACGGGGAGGTGTATTGTATTGACGCCCGTTACTACGGCAACATCAGCCGCTTCATCAACCACCTTTGCGACCCCAACCTCATCCCAGTGCGTGTGTTCATGCTGCACCAGGACCTGAGATTTCCTCGCATTGCCTTCTTCAGCTCCAGAGACATCCTCAGTGGCCAAGAGCTAGG atcAGACTAA
- the LOC129173009 gene encoding histone-lysine N-methyltransferase EHMT2-like isoform X1, with protein sequence MSAAEAATKESIEGNDLESESIAGPSQVKQGNADITMTAVGRKAEPIGGVQPVLSSQQLGRDAPKDGEEDGEKWSADSSPLHKPGHAAKSLQMVSPSMLSSSPSTSLTLSPGRAKMSVSGPVSSKPVLPSAPPSSSSPSPLCESPKIHRARKTMNRPPLVQKSQTDTPGAPVPPSGSSSDTETVAKKRKLDHISASTPEKTLSENTQNTDSESESQRNTPLQNKSQDFLWNQAGEGNDRIISDAVEAVGDGRSTEYTEVPLGALDIAAADSLTLSPHHDGSDGGDTERLEELPLCSCRMEAPRVDNASHYVSRQCMATESSNGELRACTNVTSKGETMRPSSRVPLMVLCDTHRSHMVKHHCCPGCGYFCITGTFLECCPDQRIAHRFHRGCVTVLGGGRSRANGGMLFCPHCGEDATEAQEVTISSSSTAASATKVVTMSASSTTTPSLPPSAPPAPSLTASTGGMKDGKMPERPVSARMRSHGMATLTVEQQQQQPTQPVPATASVTTIPPPEEGVDSVGPSVCMPNGKPVSASALPPGPSRAALQKAILTQDTERRKKLRFHPRQLYPAAKQGEVQRVLLMLMEGIDPTYQPDSQNRRSALHAAAQRGLLEVCYILLQAGAHIDAQDKDFRTPLLEAIVNNHIEVTRYLVQNGACVYHIEEDGYTGLHHAAKLGNLEIVSMLLETGQVDVNAQDNGGWTPIIWAAEHKHVEVIKVLLNRGADVAINDKELNVCLHWAAYAGNVDIAEMVLNAGCSLAAVNLHGDTPLHIAAREGYLECVTLFLSRGADIDTMNREGDTPLTLARPDTPVWVALQINRKIRRGITNRMLRTERIICSDIAQGYENVPIPCVNAVDDEGCPSDYKYVSENCETSAMNIDRNITHLQHCGCTDDCSSSNCLCGQLSIRCWYDKDQRLLQEFNKIEPPLIFECNMACSCHRTCKNRVVQAGIKVRLQLYRTEKMGWGVRALQDIPQGSFICEYVGELISDAEADVREDDSYLFDLDNKDGEVYCIDARYYGNISRFINHLCDPNLIPVRVFMLHQDLRFPRIAFFSSRDILSGQELGFDYGDRFWDIKSKYFTCQCGSEKCKHSAEAIALEQSRLARMEASPEAGADSGLTIPGHL encoded by the exons ATGTCGGCAGCTGAAGCAGCGACAAAG gAGTCAATAGAAGGAAATGACTTGGAAAGTGAGTCGATAGCTGGGCCCAGTCAAGTCAAGCAGG GCAATGCAGACATCACCATGACTGCTGTTGGCAGGAAAGCAGAACCAATCGGCGGTGTACAGCCGGTGTTGAGTTCTCAGCAGCTGGGAAGGGATGCGCCCAAAGATGGAGAGGAGGATGGAGAGAAATGGTCAGCTGATTCCTCCCCACTTCACAAACCAG GGCATGCAGCCAAATCCTTGCAAATGGTGTCGCCCTCCATGTTGTCCTCCTCGCCTTCTACGTCTTTGACGTTGTCCCCAGGCCGAGCAAAGATGAGTGTTTCGGGGCCTGTTAGTAGTAAACCTGTCCTGCCGTCTGCGCCGCCATCTTCCTCCTCTCCTTCGCCCTTATGTGAATCCCCTAAAATCCATCGAGCACGCAAAACAATGAACAGGCCGCCTCTAGTGCAG AAGAGCCAAACTGATACACCTGGTGCTCCGGTGCCTCCTTCAGGGTCATCCTCAGACACAGAAACTG TtgcaaaaaagagaaaactGGACCACATATCTGCCAGCACTCCTGAGAAGACCTTGTcggaaaatacacaaaatacg GATTCAGAATCGGAATCACAAAGAAACACACCCCTTCAAAACAAGTCTCAAGACTTCCTATGGAATCAGGCCGGCGAGGGGAATGATCGAATCATCTCTGATGCGGTGGAGGCTGTTGGAG ATGGAAGATCCACAGAGTACACAGAGGTTCCCTTAGGTGCCCTGGACATTGCTGCTGCTGATAGTCTGACGCTCTCACCTCATCATG ATGGAAGTGATGGTGGCGACACAGAGCGGCTGGAGGAGCTTCCTTTGTGCAGCTGCAGAATGGAAGCCCCTCGTGTTGACAACGCCAGCCACTATGTCAGCCGACAGTGCATGGCCACTGAGAGCAGCAACGGAGAG CTGAGGGCTTGTACTAATGTGACAAGCAAAGGGGAGACCATGCGGCCATCTAGCAGGGTGCCCCTCATGGTGCTTTGCGACACCCATCGCTCACATATGGTCAAGCACCATTGCTGCCCCGGCTGTGGCTACTTCTGTATAACC GGAACATTCCTCGAGTGCTGCCCGGACCAGCGCATCGCCCACCGTTTCCACCGGGGGTGTGTGACAGTGCTTGGGGGCGGACGTAGCAGGGCAAATGGCGGAATGCTCTTCTGCCCCCACTGTGGTGAAGATGCTACAGAGGCTCAAGAGGTCACCATATCTTCTAGCTCAACAGCAGCCTCGGCGACGAAGGTTGTCACCATGTCAGCGTCCTCTACCACGACACCGTCTCTGCCGCCATCTGCCCCCCCTGCGCCCTCGCTCACGGCCTCTACAGGCGGGATGAAGGATGGGAAAATGCCTGAAAGGCCTGTCAG TGCACGTATGCGCAGCCATGGAATGGCAACGTTAACCGTggagcaacaacaacagcaaccgACCCAACCTGTACCCGCCACTGCATCCGTCACCACCATTCCCCCTCCCGAGGAGGGAGTGGACAGCGTGGGTCCTTCTGTCTGTATGCCGAACGGGAAACCTGTTAGTGCCAGTGCTCTTCCACCAGGACCCAGCAGAGCAGCGCTACAAAAGGCTATTCTCACACAGGACACTGAAAG GAGaaaaaaactgaggttccacccCCGCCAGCTTTACCCTGCTGCCAAGCAAGGCGAGGTGCAGAGAGTTCTACTTATGCTAA TGGAGGGCATTGACCCCACATACCAGCCTGACTCTCAGAACAGGCGCTCTGCTCTACATGCTGCCGCGCAAAGAGGTCTCCTGGAAGTCTGCTACATACTTCTACAG GCAGGTGCTCACATTGATGCCCAGGACAAGGACTTTAGAACGCCTCTACTGGAAGCCATTGTGAACAACCACATTGAAGTGACTCGATACCTGGTCCAGAATGGTGCGTGCGTCTACCACATT GAGGAGGATGGCTATACTGGACTCCACCATGCAGCCAAACTTGGCAACTTGGAAATTGTCAGCATGCTGCTGGAGACGGGACAGGTTGATGTAAATGCACAG GACAACGGTGGTTGGACGCCAATCATCTGGGCTGCAGAACATAAACACGTGGAGGTGATCAAAGTGCTGCTGAACCGAGGCGCTGACGTGGCCATCAATGACAAG GAGCTGAATGTATGTCTTCACTGGGCAGCGTATGCAGGAAACGTTGATATAGCAGAGATGGTGTTGAACGCTGGATGTTCACTCGCAGCAGTAAACTTGCATGGAGACACGCCGCTCCACATCGCTGCCAGAGAGGGTTACTTGGAATGCGTTAC GTTGTTTCTCTCCAGAGGTGCAGATATTGACACCATGAACAGGGAAGGAGACACGCCCCTCACCCTTGCACGCCCAGATACGCCGGTATGGGTTGCACTCCAAATCAATAGAAAGATACGAAGGGGAATAACCAATCGCATGCTTCGGACAGAAAGAATCATATGCAG TGACATCGCCCAGGGCTACGAGAACGTACCCATTCCATGTGTCAACGCGGTGGACGACGAAGGCTGCCCTTCAGACTACAAATACGTTTCAGAAAACTGTGAAACGTCTGCAATGAACATAGATCGTAACATCACACATTTACAG CACTGTGGCTGCACGGACGACTGCTCGTCGAGTAACTGTCTCTGTGGACAGCTCAGCATCCGGTGCTGGTACGACAAG GACCAGCGGTTGCTTCAGGAGTTTAACAAGATTGAACCCCCACTTATATTTGAATGCAACATGGCCTGTTCTTGTCACAGGACATGTAAGAACAGAGTGGTACAGGCTGGTATCAA AGTTCGCCTTCAACTCTACAGGACTGAGAAGATGGGTTGGGGCGTTCGAGCATTGCAGGACATTCCCCAAGGAAGCTTCATCTGCGA ATATGTGGGGGAGCTCATCTCGGATGCAGAAGCCGATGTTAGAGAGGATGACTCCTACCTTTTTGACCTGGACAATAAG GACGGGGAGGTGTATTGTATTGACGCCCGTTACTACGGCAACATCAGCCGCTTCATCAACCACCTTTGCGACCCCAACCTCATCCCAGTGCGTGTGTTCATGCTGCACCAGGACCTGAGATTTCCTCGCATTGCCTTCTTCAGCTCCAGAGACATCCTCAGTGGCCAAGAGCTAGG GTTTGACTATGGAGACCGCTTTTGGGACATTAAGAGCAAGTACTTTACCTGTCAATGTGGTTCGGAGAAATGCAAACACTCTGCAGAGGCCATTGCTTTGGAGCAGAGCAGACTGGCCAGAATGGAGGCCAGTCCAGAGGCGGGAGCAGACAGTGGATTAACGATACCCGGACACCTTTAA